From Gloeocapsa sp. DLM2.Bin57, one genomic window encodes:
- a CDS encoding GTP-binding protein produces the protein MKQLKIWQWIVLAIPVITVISFILYAASASIHRWGVNWIWAVFILIFLLWRWLLVKWTSSRIAELEGIVNQIKTDIADSQIQSTNPPSGEDKLTQVQTVLKEVLEASLTDPPIWQDSNPFWGRCQQLIVGIANIYHPEVKYPFLNIYIPQAYGLMRGTIDDLDLLMAKLTPALNQVTLGQAYQGYEIYQQFSPSARKLWQAWSWGQWLLNPVTALTKQMSKKYTEQANQELLVNLGQLLKQAILSNLCQKTLQLYSQDTLLDSAKQLELAPEKSQTIREVLETVQPETKIEQQELKILLVGRTGAGKSSLINTIFQAELAQVDVLPSTAKIENYQWNTPEGEKLILWDSPGYEQVKGKAYTEEVLEYASTADLLLLVNPALDPALQMDVEFLNQLPSDNRVPIIMVVTQVDRLRPIREWNPPYDWQQGNLPKEIAIREAIAYRRESLANLVEKFYPVVTTDKTSHRESWGIEKLSLEIMESVPPVKELRLARFLRDREARITACTKVIDKYIFQMSSIEGLAALLKSPILSYISTLSTGSPQLGLLLAQQIPVEQLPVVIGKLQLVYELFQLLEEPGRNLDLMIIWPLLLDQSASNETTAWSLGKALIEYWTTDCSPEQLKQKYQDYLLEER, from the coding sequence ATGAAACAACTAAAAATATGGCAATGGATAGTACTCGCAATACCAGTAATAACAGTCATTAGCTTTATCTTATACGCAGCTAGTGCCTCTATTCATCGTTGGGGTGTTAATTGGATTTGGGCTGTATTTATACTTATTTTCCTCTTGTGGCGTTGGTTATTAGTCAAATGGACTAGTAGCAGAATAGCAGAATTAGAAGGTATTGTTAATCAGATTAAAACAGATATAGCTGATAGTCAAATTCAAAGTACTAATCCACCATCAGGAGAAGATAAACTAACTCAAGTACAAACCGTACTCAAAGAAGTCTTAGAAGCTTCTCTCACAGATCCGCCTATTTGGCAAGACAGTAATCCTTTTTGGGGACGTTGTCAACAATTAATCGTAGGTATAGCTAATATTTATCATCCCGAGGTTAAATATCCTTTTCTGAATATCTATATTCCCCAAGCCTATGGTTTAATGAGAGGAACGATCGATGATTTAGATCTCTTGATGGCAAAATTAACACCAGCACTTAATCAAGTAACTTTAGGACAAGCTTATCAAGGTTATGAAATTTATCAACAATTTTCACCATCAGCGCGTAAATTATGGCAAGCTTGGAGTTGGGGTCAATGGTTATTAAATCCCGTCACTGCTTTAACTAAACAAATGAGTAAAAAATATACCGAACAAGCTAATCAAGAATTATTAGTTAATCTAGGTCAATTATTAAAACAAGCTATTCTCTCTAACCTCTGTCAAAAAACCCTACAACTTTACAGTCAAGACACCTTACTAGATTCAGCTAAACAATTAGAACTTGCTCCCGAAAAAAGCCAAACGATTCGAGAAGTCTTAGAAACGGTTCAACCCGAAACTAAAATTGAACAACAAGAGTTAAAAATTCTCTTAGTAGGGAGAACAGGTGCGGGAAAAAGTAGTTTAATTAATACTATCTTCCAAGCAGAATTAGCCCAAGTAGATGTTTTACCCTCAACCGCAAAAATTGAAAATTATCAATGGAATACACCAGAAGGAGAAAAATTAATTCTCTGGGATAGTCCAGGTTACGAACAAGTAAAAGGGAAAGCCTATACTGAAGAAGTATTAGAATATGCTAGTACCGCTGACTTGTTATTATTAGTAAATCCCGCTTTAGATCCTGCTTTACAGATGGATGTAGAGTTTTTAAATCAGTTACCATCAGATAATCGAGTCCCAATTATTATGGTAGTAACTCAAGTAGATCGCTTACGTCCTATCAGAGAATGGAATCCCCCCTACGATTGGCAACAAGGAAACCTTCCTAAAGAAATAGCTATAAGAGAGGCGATCGCCTATCGTCGTGAATCTTTAGCTAATTTAGTAGAGAAATTTTATCCCGTAGTCACCACAGACAAAACCAGTCATCGGGAGAGTTGGGGAATAGAGAAATTATCCCTAGAGATTATGGAATCTGTACCCCCAGTCAAAGAATTACGTCTAGCGAGATTTTTACGCGATCGCGAAGCTCGTATTACTGCTTGTACAAAAGTCATCGATAAATATATCTTTCAGATGTCTAGTATAGAAGGGTTAGCAGCTTTACTCAAGAGTCCTATTCTCAGTTATATCAGCACTTTATCTACAGGTTCACCACAACTAGGTTTATTACTTGCTCAACAAATACCTGTGGAACAACTACCCGTAGTAATTGGTAAGTTACAATTAGTTTATGAATTATTCCAGTTATTAGAAGAACCAGGTAGAAACCTAGATTTAATGATTATTTGGCCCTTATTGTTAGATCAAAGTGCTAGTAATGAAACTACAGCTTGGTCTCTTGGTAAAGCTTTAATTGAATATTGGACTACAGATTGTTCACCAGAACAATTAAAACAAAAGTATCAGGATTATTTATTAGAAGAGAGATAA